A single genomic interval of Nitrosomonadales bacterium harbors:
- a CDS encoding bacteriohemerythrin, whose protein sequence is MDSIEIFPWDENFNTGIAIIDEQHERLAQLLNRLSSHVAYKSDNLELDAIFDELADYAVYHFQTEEAIWHEHFGEEQLKDEHLEIHDSFSTTVLRLKNNKDNKPAEVIIAEILSFLTRWLASHILETDRHMAKIVLALQDGMPMDAAKEYADEQMRGSTKVLIDLILSTYNSMADNTLHLIAEITRHKQTAQTLTELLGAMKERNARIQSFLDSSLGAIVSVDGKGAVIDWNRQAERIFGYPAKDAIGHRIEELIVPKQLREAHRDGMARFIETGKRKHPDKPMESTGLRANGKEFPVELSFSSYEHNGDLFIIAYLSDISDRKMAMEQIEHLAFYCPLTKLPNRRLLMDRLSQAQVSSLRSGRLGALLFIDLDEFKKLNDTLGHEIGDLLLQQVAQRLETCVRDGDTVARLGGDEFVVVLESLSSIPLTAAIQAETICEKITQALNRNYQLKDVEYHITSSIGITLFGIVEQPLDELLKQSDIAMYQAKRAGRNTVCLFDREMQQALNAKIMLEHELDMAIKENQFRLHYQIQVDEQGRPLGAEALVRWQHPERGLVFPDEFISVAEETGSILAIGDWVLDMACAQLADWRHNGSTADFTLSVNVSARQFRQVGLADKVNDAIRRHDIRPESLKLELTESILLDDIEETIATIGALKKIGIRFSLDDFGTGFSSLQYIKRLPFDQIKIDQIFVRDLVSDSNDRALTRAIIAMAVSMDFDVIAEGVETEEQKALLLQKGCTKFQGFLFGKPMPITEFNRHFNPSSGNPG, encoded by the coding sequence ATGGACTCGATCGAGATATTCCCGTGGGATGAGAATTTCAACACGGGCATCGCCATCATTGACGAACAGCACGAACGGCTGGCACAGTTGCTGAACCGGCTATCGAGCCACGTCGCCTACAAATCCGACAACCTCGAACTGGATGCCATCTTCGACGAGCTGGCGGATTACGCCGTCTACCACTTCCAGACCGAGGAGGCGATCTGGCACGAGCATTTCGGCGAGGAACAGCTGAAGGACGAGCACCTCGAAATCCACGACAGTTTCTCGACGACCGTGCTGAGACTGAAGAACAACAAGGACAACAAACCGGCAGAGGTCATCATCGCCGAGATATTGTCCTTCCTGACGCGCTGGCTGGCTTCGCACATACTCGAGACCGACCGCCACATGGCCAAGATCGTGCTTGCCCTGCAGGATGGCATGCCGATGGACGCCGCCAAGGAATACGCAGACGAACAGATGCGCGGTTCGACCAAGGTGCTGATCGATCTGATCCTGTCCACCTATAACAGCATGGCCGACAACACCCTGCACCTCATAGCCGAGATCACCCGGCACAAGCAGACCGCGCAGACGCTCACGGAACTACTCGGGGCCATGAAGGAACGCAACGCGCGCATCCAGTCGTTCCTGGATTCGTCGCTGGGCGCGATCGTCAGCGTGGACGGCAAGGGCGCGGTGATCGACTGGAACAGGCAGGCCGAAAGGATATTCGGTTACCCGGCGAAGGACGCGATCGGGCACAGGATAGAAGAGCTGATCGTTCCCAAACAGTTGCGCGAGGCACATCGGGATGGCATGGCACGCTTCATCGAGACCGGGAAACGCAAGCACCCGGACAAGCCGATGGAATCCACCGGCCTGCGCGCGAACGGCAAAGAGTTCCCCGTCGAGCTATCGTTCTCGTCCTACGAACATAACGGCGACCTGTTCATCATCGCCTACCTCAGCGACATCAGCGACCGCAAGATGGCGATGGAGCAGATCGAGCACCTGGCGTTCTACTGCCCGCTCACAAAACTTCCCAACCGGCGATTGCTGATGGATCGCCTGTCGCAAGCACAGGTCTCCAGCCTGCGCAGTGGCAGGCTGGGCGCGTTGCTGTTCATCGACCTGGACGAATTCAAGAAACTCAACGACACGCTCGGACACGAGATCGGCGACCTGTTGCTGCAACAGGTCGCGCAACGCCTGGAGACTTGCGTGCGCGACGGGGATACCGTCGCACGGCTGGGAGGGGACGAATTCGTGGTGGTGCTGGAAAGCCTGAGCAGCATCCCCCTCACGGCCGCGATACAGGCCGAAACGATCTGCGAAAAGATAACCCAGGCCCTCAACCGGAACTACCAGCTCAAGGATGTCGAATACCACATCACCTCCAGCATCGGCATCACACTGTTCGGTATTGTCGAACAGCCGCTGGACGAACTGCTCAAACAGTCGGACATCGCCATGTACCAGGCCAAGCGTGCCGGGCGCAATACGGTATGCCTGTTCGACCGCGAGATGCAGCAAGCGCTCAACGCCAAGATCATGCTGGAACATGAGCTGGATATGGCGATCAAGGAAAATCAATTCCGTTTGCATTACCAGATACAGGTGGACGAGCAGGGTCGCCCGTTAGGCGCGGAGGCACTGGTACGCTGGCAGCACCCGGAGAGAGGACTGGTTTTCCCGGACGAGTTCATCTCCGTGGCGGAAGAGACCGGATCGATACTGGCCATCGGGGATTGGGTGCTCGACATGGCTTGCGCCCAACTCGCGGACTGGCGGCACAACGGCTCCACCGCAGATTTCACGCTCTCGGTGAACGTGAGCGCCAGACAGTTCCGACAGGTCGGGCTGGCGGACAAGGTGAACGATGCCATCCGGCGCCACGACATCCGCCCCGAATCGCTGAAACTGGAATTGACCGAAAGCATCCTGCTGGACGACATCGAAGAAACCATCGCCACGATAGGCGCGCTGAAGAAGATCGGCATCCGTTTCTCGCTGGACGATTTCGGCACGGGCTTTTCTTCGCTGCAATACATCAAGCGTCTTCCGTTCGACCAGATCAAGATCGACCAGATCTTCGTGCGCGATCTCGTCTCGGACAGCAACGACCGGGCGCTCACGCGTGCGATCATCGCCATGGCGGTCAGTATGGATTTCGATGTCATCGCCGAGGGCGTGGAAACCGAAGAACAAAAAGCGCTGCTGCTGCAAAAAGGCTGCACCAAGTTCCAGGGATTCCTGTTCGGAAAACCGATGCCGATCACCGAATTCAATCGCCATTTCAACCCGTCTTCCGGCAATCCCGGATAA
- the map gene encoding type I methionyl aminopeptidase, whose protein sequence is MPVPIKTLPEIEKMRVAGRLTSEVLDYIGPFVKAGVTTGELDSLCHDLIVNVQHGIPAPLNYAPGGHTPYPKSICTSINHQVCHGVPGNKVLKNGDIVNLDITVIKDGYHGDSSRMFYVGEPSIQAKRLCETTWLALWRGIRAVRPGAYLGDIGHAIQSFVEPLGYSVVREFCGHGIGQRFHEEPQVLHYGRPKTGLRIEPGMTFTIEPMINAGKKEIKQLGDGWTVVTKDHSLSAQYEHTILVTDTGFEVLTVSDGCPPPPTP, encoded by the coding sequence ATGCCTGTTCCCATCAAAACCCTGCCGGAAATCGAGAAGATGCGCGTCGCCGGTCGCCTGACCAGCGAAGTGCTCGATTACATCGGCCCGTTCGTCAAGGCCGGCGTAACCACCGGCGAACTGGACAGCCTGTGCCACGACCTGATCGTCAATGTGCAGCACGGCATCCCCGCCCCGCTCAATTACGCTCCCGGCGGACATACGCCGTACCCGAAATCCATCTGCACCTCGATCAACCATCAGGTGTGCCATGGCGTGCCCGGCAATAAGGTGTTGAAGAACGGCGACATCGTCAACCTGGACATCACCGTCATCAAGGACGGCTATCACGGCGACAGTAGCCGCATGTTCTACGTCGGCGAACCGTCCATCCAGGCAAAGCGCCTGTGCGAGACCACCTGGCTGGCCCTGTGGCGCGGCATCCGTGCAGTCAGGCCGGGCGCTTATCTGGGCGACATCGGCCATGCCATCCAGAGCTTCGTCGAACCGCTGGGCTACAGCGTGGTGCGGGAGTTCTGCGGACACGGTATCGGCCAGCGTTTCCACGAAGAACCCCAGGTGCTGCATTACGGCCGCCCCAAAACCGGCTTGCGCATCGAGCCGGGCATGACCTTCACCATCGAGCCGATGATCAACGCCGGGAAGAAGGAAATCAAACAGTTGGGCGACGGTTGGACCGTCGTCACCAAGGATCACAGCCTGTCGGCGCAATACGAGCACACCATTCTCGTCACCGACACCGGCTTCGAGGTATTGACCGTTTCCGATGGCTGCCCTCCCCCTCCAACCCCCTGA
- a CDS encoding [protein-PII] uridylyltransferase, whose amino-acid sequence MAALPLQPPDQTASLRVSLRTDRAVLERDFLQNGRATSLLRAHSRLIDRYLRRVWQMLDMPAHIALIAVGGYGRGELYPRSDIDLLILLDAEPDEDLEQKLRQLIGTLWDIGLEVGHSTRTVEQCLSESADITVQTNLLETRLLTGDAQLFRTLDTAVHRHLDPRQFFLAKLQEQQQRHARFLDADFNLEPNLKESPGGLRDLQTINWIARAAGLGTHWTKLASAGLITPSEARQITRHDKLLQTLRIRLHYLAKRREDRLIFDFQTLLADQMGVPASAHRRASEHLMQHYYKTKRAVRQFNTILLQNLHDHLFREAPPVQALNERFRTVGTLLEIRDEHLFEHTPGAIFELFLILQQHPALTDLTAPTLRALWRAQHHIDTKFRRDPQNRVRFMEILRQPHGVLHALRRMNQYGILGAYLPAFGRIVGQMQHDLFHVYTVDEHILMVVRNLRRFLAPEFAHEHPLCSKLINEFARAEVLYIAGLFHDIAKGRGGDHAELGKTDARAFCKAHRLSRDDTELVVWLVEQHLTLSATAQKQDISDPEVVANFAARIPDDRYLVALYLLTVADVRGTSPKVWNAWKAKLMEDLFRQTRRYLSDGHIDDRLGVIRSEAAEVLNLYALTPENYRLLWAQLDDNYFLDHEAHEIAWHTRLLASRVDPGAAIVKSRLSRAGEGLQVMVYCPDQRALFARICDFFARMNYTIVEARIHTTRHGYALNSFQIMEAVRSDTAYRDIMNYIEFELAGQVAQAKPVAPATSGRINRQLKHFPIPTEVRLEPDHKGIHVLSLTAGDRPGLLARIALILDHHDIRLHRAKINTLGSRAEDVFWVSGAMLEKPEQIAALLDELKEKF is encoded by the coding sequence ATGGCTGCCCTCCCCCTCCAACCCCCTGACCAGACAGCCTCCCTGCGCGTATCCCTGCGCACCGACCGGGCTGTGCTCGAACGGGATTTCCTGCAGAACGGCAGGGCGACTTCCCTGTTGCGGGCGCACAGCCGGCTCATCGACCGTTACCTGCGCCGTGTCTGGCAGATGCTGGACATGCCGGCACATATCGCGCTGATCGCGGTCGGTGGTTACGGGCGCGGCGAACTGTATCCGAGATCCGACATCGACCTGCTGATCCTGCTCGATGCCGAGCCGGACGAAGACCTGGAGCAGAAGTTGCGCCAGTTGATCGGCACGCTTTGGGACATCGGCCTGGAAGTCGGCCACAGCACCCGCACCGTCGAACAATGCCTGTCCGAATCGGCCGACATCACCGTGCAGACCAACCTGCTCGAGACTCGGTTGCTGACCGGCGACGCGCAACTGTTCAGGACGCTGGATACGGCCGTGCACCGGCACCTCGACCCGCGCCAATTCTTCCTCGCCAAGCTGCAGGAACAACAGCAGCGCCACGCGCGTTTCCTCGATGCCGACTTCAACCTGGAGCCCAACCTCAAGGAAAGTCCCGGCGGGCTGCGCGACCTGCAGACCATAAACTGGATCGCGCGCGCGGCCGGACTGGGTACTCACTGGACGAAACTGGCCTCAGCCGGGCTGATCACCCCCTCTGAAGCGCGCCAGATAACCCGGCACGACAAGTTGCTGCAGACCTTGCGCATCCGCCTGCATTACCTCGCCAAACGCCGCGAGGACCGTCTGATATTTGACTTCCAGACGTTGCTGGCCGATCAGATGGGTGTGCCCGCCTCGGCGCACCGCCGTGCCAGCGAACACTTGATGCAGCACTACTACAAGACCAAACGTGCAGTGCGCCAGTTCAACACCATCCTGTTGCAGAACCTGCATGACCACCTGTTCCGCGAAGCACCGCCGGTACAGGCCCTGAACGAACGCTTCAGGACGGTCGGCACCTTGCTGGAGATCCGCGACGAGCACCTTTTCGAACACACGCCCGGCGCGATCTTCGAACTGTTCCTGATCCTGCAACAACATCCCGCGCTGACCGACCTGACTGCGCCGACCCTGCGCGCACTGTGGCGCGCGCAGCACCACATCGACACGAAATTCCGCCGCGACCCGCAGAACCGCGTCCGTTTCATGGAGATCCTGCGCCAGCCGCATGGTGTGCTGCACGCGCTGCGGCGCATGAACCAGTACGGCATCCTCGGCGCCTACCTTCCCGCATTCGGCCGAATTGTCGGGCAGATGCAGCACGACCTGTTCCACGTCTACACCGTGGACGAGCACATCCTGATGGTGGTGCGCAACCTGCGCCGCTTCCTTGCGCCCGAGTTCGCGCACGAACATCCGCTATGCAGCAAGTTGATCAATGAATTCGCGCGGGCCGAAGTGCTTTATATCGCCGGGCTGTTCCACGACATCGCCAAGGGGCGTGGCGGCGACCATGCCGAGCTCGGCAAGACGGACGCGCGCGCATTCTGCAAAGCGCACCGGCTCAGCCGCGACGACACCGAACTGGTCGTATGGCTGGTCGAGCAACACCTGACGCTGTCCGCCACCGCGCAAAAACAGGACATCTCCGACCCTGAAGTCGTCGCGAACTTTGCCGCAAGGATCCCGGACGACCGTTACCTGGTCGCGCTGTACCTGCTCACCGTCGCTGACGTGCGCGGCACCAGTCCCAAGGTATGGAACGCATGGAAAGCCAAATTGATGGAAGACCTGTTCCGGCAGACGCGCCGCTATCTCAGCGACGGCCATATCGACGATCGGCTCGGCGTGATCCGCAGCGAAGCCGCAGAAGTGCTGAACCTGTACGCGCTCACTCCGGAAAATTACCGTCTGCTGTGGGCACAACTGGACGACAACTACTTCCTCGATCACGAAGCGCATGAGATCGCCTGGCACACACGCCTGCTCGCATCCAGGGTCGATCCCGGCGCGGCCATCGTCAAGTCGCGCCTCAGTCGTGCCGGGGAAGGCCTGCAGGTGATGGTCTATTGCCCAGACCAGCGTGCATTGTTCGCGCGCATCTGCGACTTCTTCGCACGGATGAACTACACCATCGTCGAAGCCAGGATCCACACTACCCGCCACGGCTACGCGCTGAACAGCTTCCAGATCATGGAGGCGGTACGTAGCGACACCGCATACCGCGACATCATGAATTACATCGAATTCGAACTGGCCGGGCAGGTCGCACAGGCCAAGCCGGTCGCACCTGCCACATCGGGGCGCATCAACCGGCAACTCAAGCACTTCCCCATTCCCACCGAAGTCCGGCTCGAACCGGACCACAAGGGGATCCATGTGTTATCGCTGACCGCCGGCGACCGGCCGGGACTGCTGGCGCGCATCGCGCTGATTCTGGACCATCACGACATTCGCCTGCATCGCGCCAAGATCAACACCCTCGGCAGCCGCGCCGAGGACGTATTCTGGGTCAGCGGCGCAATGCTTGAGAAGCCGGAACAGATCGCTGCATTACTCGATGAACTGAAGGAAAAATTCTAG
- a CDS encoding histone deacetylase family protein, with amino-acid sequence MQTAYISHPLSVKHDMGAHHPECPARIHAIEDQLIAAGLMDYLQRHEAPSVTREQLLRVHDADYVDWVASCSPAHGIVQLDGDTAMNPFSYQAALHAAGAAVLGVDLVMAGKAENAFCNIRPPGHHAERRRAMGFCIFNNVAVGAAHALAQHGLQRVAIADFDVHHGNGTEDIFRNEPRVMLCSTFQHPFYPYCGADSGNEHIINVPLPAGTGSDGFRFTVMQQWLPALERFQPELLLVSAGFDAHRDDDMAMLGLTDADYAWVTTELKRIAEKYAQRRIVSVLEGGYELAALGRSALAHVKVLSGN; translated from the coding sequence TTGCAGACCGCCTATATCAGCCACCCGCTCAGCGTGAAACACGACATGGGGGCCCATCACCCGGAGTGTCCGGCACGCATCCACGCCATCGAGGACCAGTTGATCGCGGCCGGGCTGATGGACTACCTGCAACGTCATGAAGCGCCTTCCGTGACGCGGGAACAGTTGCTGCGTGTGCATGATGCGGACTATGTCGACTGGGTCGCGTCCTGTTCGCCCGCGCACGGCATCGTGCAACTCGACGGCGATACCGCGATGAACCCGTTCAGCTATCAGGCGGCACTGCATGCAGCCGGCGCCGCGGTGCTGGGCGTCGATCTGGTGATGGCAGGCAAGGCCGAGAACGCCTTCTGTAATATCCGCCCGCCCGGCCATCACGCCGAGCGGAGACGTGCGATGGGCTTCTGCATCTTCAACAATGTTGCGGTCGGCGCCGCACATGCGCTGGCTCAGCACGGCTTGCAGCGGGTCGCGATCGCTGATTTCGACGTGCATCACGGCAACGGCACCGAGGATATTTTCCGCAATGAGCCGCGCGTGATGCTGTGCTCCACCTTCCAGCATCCGTTCTACCCGTATTGCGGCGCCGACAGCGGCAACGAGCACATCATCAACGTGCCGCTGCCGGCCGGAACCGGTAGTGACGGGTTCCGTTTCACGGTGATGCAGCAATGGCTGCCCGCACTGGAGCGATTCCAGCCCGAATTACTGCTGGTCTCGGCGGGATTCGACGCACACCGCGACGACGACATGGCGATGCTGGGTCTGACCGACGCGGATTATGCGTGGGTGACAACGGAGTTGAAGCGTATCGCGGAAAAGTACGCGCAACGCCGCATCGTGTCGGTGCTGGAGGGCGGCTATGAACTGGCCGCGCTGGGGCGCAGCGCACTGGCGCATGTCAAGGTGCTCAGCGGAAATTAA
- a CDS encoding bifunctional acetate--CoA ligase family protein/GNAT family N-acetyltransferase, which yields MGKHYLNTLFAPKSVAVFGASDRPDSVGQIVFQNMLESGFKGNLYPINPKNPEVQGKRAYASIADIGEQVELVVVATPPKTVPGIIEECGLHGVKAAVIITAGFSETGPAGAALEKQFIEAAHRYDIRLIGPNCLGIMRPSIGLNATFNKGGANTGNIAFVSQSGALCTAILDWAHNNDVGFSSVVSMGSSTDVDFGEILDYLVSDPNTHSILMYIEGIRNARSFMSALRAAARIKPVILVKVGRHAAGSKAAMSHTASLVGADDVFDAAVSRAGVVRVQTITQLFTAAKALSCGFRPVGDRLAIVTNGGGPGVMATDRASDLGLTLATLSDTTVDYLNQHLPPNWPHSNPVDIIGDAQADRYHHAVKACLEDDNVDGVLAILTPQAMTKPLESAQALIELSNTHSKPLLTCWMGEGQVSEARNAFAKAHRPHFRTPEPAVEVFSHLSAYYRNQKLLMQMPGPLSQHHIEPDVESARLIIEGAMQEHRKVLTEMESKAVLSAFHIPVAKTMIAHSPNEALLIAQQLGFPVAMKVNSHDITHKSDAGGVMLNLGNAHEVRAAYQHIQDNIKRNRPNAKVDGISIEPMIVKPNGRELMIGVTSDPVFGPVITFGAGGTTVEIMGDRAVALPPLNKFLVKDLIQGTHVSKMLGAFRHMAPADMAALEDVLLRVSEMVCELPLLKEMDINPLILDEHGALAADARLVLEYRQPSADHYAHMAIHPYPTQLVSEWQLADGTDITIRPIRPEDAELVQQFVRDLSEESKYFRFMNSMQELTETMLAKLTQIDYNREMALIAVTGEPGSEVELGVARYAINPDGDSCEFALAVADNITGKGLGQKLMVSLMEAARAKGLQTIEGEVLSNNHNMLKLMNRLGFTCKVSNEDHGIMKVGKSL from the coding sequence ATGGGCAAGCATTACCTCAACACCCTTTTCGCACCCAAGTCCGTCGCCGTATTCGGCGCCAGCGACCGTCCCGATTCGGTCGGCCAGATCGTGTTCCAGAACATGCTGGAAAGCGGCTTCAAGGGGAATCTCTATCCGATCAACCCCAAGAACCCGGAAGTGCAGGGAAAACGCGCCTATGCCTCCATCGCCGACATCGGCGAACAGGTGGAACTGGTGGTGGTCGCCACGCCACCGAAGACGGTACCCGGCATCATCGAGGAATGCGGCCTGCACGGCGTGAAGGCGGCGGTCATCATCACCGCGGGCTTCAGCGAAACGGGCCCTGCGGGCGCCGCACTGGAAAAGCAATTCATCGAGGCCGCGCACCGCTACGACATCCGCCTGATCGGCCCGAACTGCCTTGGCATCATGCGCCCGTCCATCGGCCTGAATGCCACCTTCAACAAGGGCGGCGCCAATACCGGCAACATCGCCTTCGTTTCACAGTCCGGCGCGCTCTGCACCGCGATCCTGGACTGGGCGCACAACAATGACGTGGGATTTTCCAGCGTGGTGTCGATGGGCTCGTCCACCGACGTGGACTTCGGCGAGATCCTCGATTACCTGGTATCCGACCCGAACACCCACAGCATCCTGATGTACATCGAAGGCATCCGCAACGCGCGCAGTTTCATGAGCGCACTGCGCGCCGCCGCGCGCATCAAACCGGTGATCCTGGTAAAGGTCGGCCGCCATGCGGCAGGCTCCAAGGCGGCGATGTCCCATACTGCCTCGCTGGTCGGCGCTGACGACGTGTTCGACGCGGCGGTCAGCCGTGCCGGTGTGGTGCGCGTACAGACCATCACGCAGCTGTTCACTGCCGCCAAGGCGCTGTCCTGCGGCTTCCGTCCGGTCGGTGACCGGCTCGCCATCGTCACCAACGGCGGCGGGCCCGGCGTGATGGCGACCGACCGCGCGTCCGACCTCGGCCTGACGCTGGCGACCCTGTCGGATACCACCGTCGATTATCTCAACCAGCATCTGCCGCCGAACTGGCCGCACAGCAACCCGGTGGACATCATCGGCGACGCGCAGGCGGACCGTTACCACCATGCGGTGAAAGCCTGCCTCGAAGATGACAACGTGGACGGTGTGCTGGCCATCCTCACACCGCAGGCGATGACCAAGCCGCTGGAATCCGCACAGGCGCTGATCGAGCTCTCCAACACCCACAGCAAGCCGCTACTGACCTGCTGGATGGGCGAGGGACAGGTGTCCGAGGCGCGCAATGCGTTTGCCAAGGCACACCGGCCGCACTTCCGCACACCGGAACCCGCCGTCGAGGTGTTCTCCCACCTGTCTGCCTATTACCGCAACCAGAAGCTGCTGATGCAGATGCCCGGACCGCTGTCGCAACACCATATCGAGCCGGACGTGGAAAGCGCGCGCCTGATCATCGAGGGCGCGATGCAGGAACACCGCAAGGTGCTGACCGAGATGGAATCGAAAGCGGTACTGTCCGCCTTCCACATCCCGGTCGCCAAGACGATGATCGCGCATTCGCCCAACGAAGCGTTGCTGATCGCGCAGCAATTGGGTTTCCCGGTGGCGATGAAGGTCAACTCGCACGACATCACGCACAAGAGCGACGCCGGCGGCGTGATGCTCAATCTGGGCAACGCGCACGAGGTCCGCGCCGCCTACCAGCATATCCAGGACAACATCAAGCGCAACCGACCCAACGCGAAGGTTGACGGCATCTCGATCGAGCCGATGATCGTCAAGCCGAACGGCCGCGAACTGATGATCGGCGTGACCAGCGACCCGGTGTTCGGCCCGGTGATCACTTTCGGTGCGGGCGGCACCACCGTCGAGATCATGGGTGACCGCGCCGTCGCACTGCCACCACTGAACAAGTTCCTGGTCAAAGACCTGATCCAGGGCACCCATGTCTCCAAGATGCTGGGTGCGTTCCGCCACATGGCGCCGGCTGACATGGCCGCGCTGGAAGACGTGCTGCTGCGCGTCTCCGAGATGGTCTGCGAACTGCCGCTGCTCAAGGAGATGGACATCAATCCGCTGATCCTCGACGAGCACGGCGCACTGGCGGCAGATGCTCGCTTGGTACTGGAATATCGCCAGCCGAGTGCCGACCACTACGCGCACATGGCCATCCATCCCTACCCCACGCAACTGGTCAGCGAATGGCAGCTTGCCGACGGCACTGACATCACCATCCGGCCGATCCGGCCGGAAGATGCGGAACTGGTGCAGCAATTCGTGCGCGACCTGTCGGAAGAATCCAAATACTTCCGCTTCATGAACAGCATGCAGGAACTCACCGAGACCATGCTGGCAAAGCTGACGCAGATCGACTACAACCGCGAGATGGCACTGATCGCCGTGACCGGCGAACCGGGCAGCGAAGTCGAACTCGGCGTGGCGCGCTATGCCATCAATCCGGACGGCGACTCCTGCGAATTCGCACTGGCTGTGGCCGACAACATCACCGGCAAGGGACTGGGGCAGAAACTCATGGTCTCGCTAATGGAAGCTGCGCGCGCAAAGGGCCTGCAAACCATCGAGGGCGAAGTGTTGAGCAACAACCACAACATGCTCAAGCTGATGAACCGACTCGGCTTCACCTGCAAAGTCAGCAACGAAGACCACGGCATCATGAAAGTCGGCAAGTCGCTGTAA
- the hypB gene encoding hydrogenase nickel incorporation protein HypB, with product MCLTCGCGTNEVFIRGRQPHRAGKASAPARFRPHVTEATVSDASHIALSHVNESPLEFPHENQKHTLPSGRRGELEGDPPSNPPPGEGVGESFEFKIGDEDASRIVKLEQDILAKNDAHATTNRNLFAEAGILALNLVSSPGSGKTTLLVRTLEMLKGRLPVAVVEGDQQTENDAERIRATGVEAIQINTGKGCHLDAQMIEHALQQMAMPQGGVLFIENVGNLVCPSAFDLGEAAKVVVLSVTEGEDKPLKYPDMFRAAKLMLLNKCDLLPHLSFDVARVEEYARRVNPDIVIIRLSATTGEGLGDWLAWLDAQRAV from the coding sequence ATGTGCCTGACTTGCGGATGCGGGACGAACGAAGTGTTCATTCGCGGAAGACAGCCCCATCGTGCCGGCAAGGCGAGTGCGCCCGCCCGCTTCCGTCCTCACGTCACTGAGGCGACAGTCAGCGATGCAAGTCATATTGCACTCTCGCATGTGAACGAATCTCCACTCGAATTTCCCCATGAAAATCAAAAGCACACCCTCCCTTCCGGAAGGAGGGGTGAGTTGGAGGGCGACCCCCCCTCCAACCCTCCCCCAGGGGAGGGAGTTGGCGAATCATTTGAATTCAAGATTGGCGACGAAGATGCTTCACGCATCGTCAAGCTGGAACAGGACATCCTCGCGAAGAACGACGCCCATGCGACGACCAACCGCAATCTGTTTGCCGAAGCCGGCATCCTCGCGCTCAACCTGGTGTCCAGTCCCGGTTCCGGCAAGACCACGCTGCTGGTGCGTACCCTTGAGATGCTCAAGGGAAGATTGCCGGTGGCAGTGGTCGAGGGCGACCAGCAGACCGAAAACGATGCCGAGCGCATCCGTGCCACCGGCGTCGAGGCGATCCAGATCAACACCGGCAAGGGCTGCCATCTCGACGCGCAAATGATCGAACACGCGCTGCAACAGATGGCGATGCCGCAGGGTGGCGTATTGTTCATCGAGAACGTCGGCAACCTGGTCTGCCCGTCCGCATTCGACCTGGGCGAAGCCGCCAAGGTGGTGGTACTTTCCGTCACCGAAGGCGAGGACAAGCCGCTCAAATACCCGGACATGTTCCGCGCCGCAAAACTGATGCTGCTCAACAAATGCGATTTGCTCCCGCACCTTTCTTTCGACGTGGCGCGTGTCGAGGAATACGCCAGACGCGTCAACCCGGACATCGTGATCATCCGCCTCTCGGCCACCACCGGAGAGGGCTTGGGCGACTGGCTGGCGTGGCTGGACGCGCAACGGGCGGTTTAG
- the hypA gene encoding hydrogenase maturation nickel metallochaperone HypA, with the protein MHEMSLAEGALQIIEDAAGKQGFKRVKTVWLEIGKLSCVEPEAMRFCFDAVTRDSIANGARLEIVETPGQGRCPHCGHEMPISTLYDACPACGGYGVQVIAGDAMRVKELEVE; encoded by the coding sequence ATGCACGAGATGTCGCTTGCCGAAGGCGCCTTGCAGATCATCGAGGACGCTGCGGGCAAGCAGGGCTTCAAACGCGTCAAGACGGTATGGCTGGAGATCGGCAAACTATCCTGTGTCGAACCTGAAGCCATGCGCTTCTGTTTCGATGCGGTGACCCGGGACAGTATCGCAAACGGTGCGCGGCTGGAGATCGTCGAGACGCCGGGACAGGGCAGATGCCCGCACTGCGGCCACGAGATGCCGATCTCTACGCTGTACGACGCCTGTCCAGCATGCGGCGGTTATGGCGTGCAAGTCATCGCAGGTGATGCCATGCGGGTGAAAGAACTGGAGGTGGAGTGA